One window of Brevibacterium pigmentatum genomic DNA carries:
- a CDS encoding phosphotransferase family protein has translation MTESPAGFDADSIGRWIEQRFGVSDFDVEVMSVGRSNLTFTVLVDGSPRWVLRRPPLGHEGGSAHNVAREGRIMAALNDSSVPVPTVLDIVDDPEVLDVPFVFMDHCPGFPINTPAEWESIPAENRCDCAFGMVDALAAIHSVDVDAVGLSDLRRPGGLIDRQLRRWIGQVEEIAMRETPMIHEVHDALREAMPDPARSPVGIAHGDFKPNNMIFTPDGSVNAVVDWELTAIGEVLTDLGYFIAMLTVPDQYTSIWVPRPDDGFPTTDELIDHYQDATGHEVHDVGYYSAFAMWKLACIREGVYTRLATGKMGDLDLDPEEAGAGVEDLARQALGLLEKS, from the coding sequence ATGACAGAATCACCGGCAGGGTTCGACGCGGACAGCATCGGCCGATGGATCGAGCAGAGATTCGGAGTCAGCGATTTCGACGTCGAAGTGATGTCGGTCGGTCGGTCCAACCTCACGTTCACCGTCCTCGTCGACGGCAGCCCCCGCTGGGTTCTGCGTCGTCCGCCGTTGGGCCACGAGGGCGGGAGTGCTCACAACGTCGCCCGTGAAGGCCGGATCATGGCCGCACTCAACGACAGCAGCGTGCCGGTGCCGACTGTCCTCGACATCGTCGATGACCCCGAGGTCCTCGATGTGCCCTTCGTGTTCATGGATCACTGCCCCGGATTCCCGATCAACACTCCTGCCGAGTGGGAGTCGATCCCTGCCGAGAACCGCTGCGATTGCGCCTTCGGCATGGTCGATGCATTGGCTGCCATCCATTCCGTCGATGTCGATGCCGTCGGGTTGTCCGATCTGCGCCGGCCGGGCGGACTCATCGACCGCCAGCTGCGACGCTGGATCGGGCAGGTCGAGGAGATCGCGATGCGCGAGACCCCGATGATCCACGAGGTCCACGATGCGCTCCGCGAGGCCATGCCCGACCCAGCACGCTCACCCGTGGGAATCGCGCATGGGGACTTCAAACCGAACAATATGATCTTCACACCCGATGGTTCGGTCAACGCCGTCGTCGACTGGGAGCTGACGGCCATCGGGGAGGTGCTCACCGACCTCGGCTATTTCATCGCCATGCTCACTGTGCCGGACCAGTACACCAGCATCTGGGTGCCTCGACCCGACGACGGCTTCCCCACCACGGACGAACTCATCGACCACTACCAGGACGCCACCGGCCACGAAGTCCACGATGTCGGCTACTACTCGGCTTTCGCGATGTGGAAGCTGGCCTGCATCCGCGAAGGCGTGTACACGCGACTGGCGACGGGAAAGATGGGCGACCTCGATCTCGACCCCGAAGAGGCCGGAGCAGGAGTCGAAGACCTCGCACGTCAGGCACTCGGTCTGTTGGAGAAGTCATGA
- a CDS encoding NADPH:quinone oxidoreductase family protein yields MKAIRVTALTGPDDVEHLDVERPVPGPGQVLVKVAYAGVTFPEVLQTRGMYQVKHDLPFTLGSEASGVVAEVGPDSRYSVGDRVAAITGKGTFAEYLIAGDEATVKVPDSVSLADAAGMPMNVLTADFALRVRANAQPGQSLLVHGAAGGLGSAAVQLGLAMGLEVVAVVSTEAKADAVRELGATHVVLADGFKDATKELYPKGVDVVFDPVGGDRFTDSTRVLAPFGRLLVLGFTAGEIPSIKVNRLLLKNISVDGVAWGGAAWGHPSYIHEQWDVVLDHVSAGRLNPRIHATYPLAEASSAINELDGRSVMGKVLLEVAGE; encoded by the coding sequence ATGAAAGCCATTCGTGTCACCGCTCTGACCGGCCCCGATGATGTGGAGCACCTTGATGTGGAGCGTCCTGTTCCGGGGCCCGGCCAGGTGCTCGTCAAGGTCGCCTACGCCGGAGTGACGTTCCCCGAAGTGCTGCAGACCCGTGGGATGTATCAGGTCAAGCATGACCTGCCCTTCACCCTGGGTTCCGAAGCCTCCGGCGTGGTTGCCGAGGTGGGTCCGGACTCCCGCTACTCCGTCGGAGACCGGGTCGCCGCGATCACCGGAAAGGGAACCTTTGCCGAATACCTCATCGCCGGTGACGAAGCTACCGTGAAGGTCCCGGATTCGGTCTCTCTGGCAGATGCCGCCGGTATGCCGATGAACGTGCTCACCGCTGACTTCGCACTGCGTGTGCGGGCGAATGCCCAGCCCGGGCAGAGCCTCCTCGTCCACGGTGCCGCGGGCGGGCTCGGTTCGGCCGCAGTGCAGCTGGGCCTGGCCATGGGCCTCGAGGTCGTCGCCGTCGTCTCGACCGAGGCGAAGGCCGATGCGGTGCGGGAGCTCGGTGCGACTCATGTCGTCCTCGCCGATGGGTTCAAGGATGCGACGAAGGAGCTCTATCCCAAGGGCGTCGATGTCGTCTTCGACCCCGTTGGAGGCGACCGCTTCACCGATTCGACGCGGGTGCTCGCTCCGTTCGGGCGCCTCCTCGTTCTCGGCTTCACCGCTGGTGAGATTCCCTCGATCAAGGTCAATCGTCTGCTGCTCAAGAACATCTCCGTCGACGGTGTCGCCTGGGGTGGGGCGGCCTGGGGGCACCCGAGCTATATCCACGAGCAGTGGGACGTCGTCCTCGATCACGTCTCTGCGGGCAGACTGAATCCGCGCATCCACGCGACCTACCCCCTGGCCGAGGCATCCTCGGCGATCAATGAACTCGACGGCCGCTCAGTGATGGGCAAAGTCCTCCTCGAGGTCGCGGGGGAGTAG
- a CDS encoding ATP-binding protein: MRLHSIRLIDYRAISDATVDFSSGVTIVEGPNEVGKSSIHQAITQLREDKDSSRKASVKDTQPVGSDVGPRVNLHLSTGDYELRYSKRWIKQPFTELSILKPVSEQLSGNEAHERFLAILDETVDVDLLDALDVAQGRSLDQASLAEIKALHGALGDAGEEPADHDAFLDRVESEYLRFFTAKGKETGELRRLTEQLPAAEEQYRDLVARSADMDALVDRHARATERLKGVRAQLESAVTERKDAEAAVQAVSGLKAELDRALERASAAQRERQRAEEARDRRQALITEVATAEEAVQTADDALEKVTAAKQEEDSTLAAAQKSLEARQAELVRAQDQAKSASAELARARARREVDTLRKRLTDIRQQEHRVAEAKATIGSITVTAKDVEKLGGLFTELRIAQNAKTAAAAQIVARRLGDTAVSIDGTDVPKDSAEEFAVTSDLQILIDSVVDITVRPGQSPAELDRHLESAQAHLDAELDRLGVATLEEARERSEVRTDAEAVLAEATSTLRVLIGDDDRDELNAALTRAEHVAGDESDTNDSATSIDDLQARVEATTAAVDDASAQVDTARTALDRIRADRDEARVAAVRAQSTHEQAATTLQNLSTRLSTDRESNSDESLDEALTAAAATLTQLEDEAAAARSEYDAADPETLEMRRQNALQLFESKQKQQEKDRQEVDQLSALLEDRAAEGIYDKLKVAEQNLESIRSRLARMQRQANAIRLLRDTVLAHKEEAQRRYVAPFKEAIEKLGRVIFGQGLSVEISENLEIVSRTLDGRTVAFDALSGGTKEQLALIGRLAVATLVDGESGAPVILDDAFGFSDAQRLAALNVILGNVGRTAQVILLTCQPDRFSSIGGAETVSLS, encoded by the coding sequence ATGAGACTTCATTCCATTCGCCTCATCGACTACCGAGCAATCAGCGACGCCACCGTCGACTTCAGCTCCGGAGTGACGATCGTCGAAGGTCCGAACGAGGTCGGGAAGTCCTCGATCCACCAAGCCATCACACAGCTGCGTGAGGACAAGGACAGTTCGCGCAAGGCCAGCGTCAAAGACACCCAGCCGGTCGGCTCCGACGTCGGCCCACGGGTCAACCTGCACCTGAGCACCGGGGACTACGAACTCCGGTACAGCAAACGCTGGATCAAACAGCCCTTCACCGAACTGAGCATTCTCAAGCCTGTCTCCGAACAGCTCAGCGGCAACGAGGCACACGAAAGATTCTTGGCGATCCTCGACGAAACCGTCGACGTCGACCTGCTCGATGCCCTCGACGTCGCTCAGGGACGCAGCCTCGATCAGGCGTCTTTGGCCGAGATCAAGGCCCTGCACGGGGCTCTGGGCGATGCCGGGGAGGAGCCGGCCGACCACGATGCCTTCCTCGACCGAGTCGAATCCGAATACCTGAGGTTCTTCACGGCCAAAGGCAAAGAGACCGGTGAACTGCGCAGACTCACCGAGCAGCTTCCCGCCGCCGAAGAACAGTATCGTGATTTGGTGGCTCGCAGCGCCGACATGGACGCGCTCGTCGACCGACATGCTCGAGCAACTGAGCGGCTGAAGGGTGTGCGTGCCCAACTGGAGTCGGCCGTGACCGAACGCAAAGACGCTGAGGCAGCCGTGCAGGCTGTGTCCGGGCTCAAGGCTGAACTCGACCGTGCGCTCGAACGCGCAAGCGCCGCGCAGAGAGAACGACAGCGTGCCGAGGAGGCACGTGACCGTCGCCAGGCACTCATCACTGAGGTCGCCACGGCTGAAGAGGCAGTGCAGACTGCCGACGACGCGCTCGAGAAGGTCACGGCCGCGAAGCAGGAAGAGGACTCGACGCTCGCCGCGGCGCAGAAGAGCCTCGAGGCCAGACAGGCCGAACTCGTCCGCGCGCAGGACCAGGCGAAGAGTGCATCTGCCGAACTCGCTCGTGCCCGGGCACGCAGAGAGGTCGACACTCTGCGGAAGAGGCTGACCGATATCCGTCAGCAGGAACATCGTGTCGCCGAAGCGAAAGCGACGATCGGGTCGATCACTGTGACCGCGAAGGACGTCGAGAAACTCGGGGGACTGTTCACCGAGCTGCGCATTGCGCAGAACGCGAAGACGGCGGCTGCGGCACAGATCGTCGCCCGCCGCCTCGGCGACACCGCAGTGAGCATCGACGGAACCGATGTGCCGAAGGATTCTGCCGAGGAATTCGCCGTCACCTCGGACCTGCAGATCCTCATCGACTCCGTCGTCGACATCACCGTGCGACCGGGTCAGTCGCCGGCCGAGCTCGACCGGCATCTCGAATCCGCTCAGGCACATCTCGACGCGGAGCTCGACCGCCTCGGAGTGGCCACCCTTGAGGAGGCACGAGAACGCAGCGAGGTGCGCACCGATGCCGAGGCAGTGCTGGCAGAAGCCACATCGACTCTGCGTGTGCTCATCGGGGACGACGACCGCGATGAGCTCAATGCCGCCCTCACCCGAGCCGAACATGTGGCGGGAGACGAATCAGACACGAACGATTCCGCCACGTCGATCGACGATCTCCAAGCCAGAGTCGAAGCGACGACGGCAGCCGTCGACGATGCGAGTGCACAGGTCGATACGGCCAGGACCGCGCTCGACCGTATCCGCGCCGACCGAGATGAGGCACGTGTGGCTGCGGTGCGTGCACAGTCGACGCACGAGCAGGCGGCGACGACGCTGCAGAACCTCAGTACCCGCCTGAGCACGGACAGGGAATCGAACTCCGATGAGTCGCTCGACGAAGCACTGACGGCCGCCGCGGCAACATTGACGCAGTTGGAGGACGAGGCCGCTGCCGCACGCTCCGAATACGACGCCGCCGACCCGGAGACCCTGGAGATGCGTCGGCAGAATGCTCTCCAGCTCTTCGAGAGCAAGCAGAAGCAGCAGGAGAAGGACCGACAGGAAGTCGATCAGCTCTCGGCCCTCCTCGAGGATCGCGCGGCCGAAGGCATCTACGACAAGCTCAAAGTCGCAGAGCAGAACCTGGAGTCCATTCGATCGAGGCTCGCTCGCATGCAGCGTCAGGCGAATGCGATCCGTCTGCTGCGCGATACCGTGCTCGCGCACAAGGAAGAGGCTCAGCGGAGGTACGTCGCCCCGTTCAAGGAAGCGATCGAGAAGCTTGGGCGAGTGATCTTCGGTCAGGGACTGTCGGTGGAGATCTCCGAGAATCTCGAAATCGTCTCCCGCACGCTCGACGGGCGCACGGTCGCCTTCGACGCGCTTTCGGGCGGAACGAAGGAGCAGCTGGCGCTCATCGGCCGCCTTGCCGTGGCCACGCTCGTCGATGGGGAATCCGGTGCCCCGGTCATCCTCGACGATGCCTTCGGATTCTCCGATGCGCAGCGACTGGCTGCACTCAACGTCATTCTCGGCAATGTCGGTCGCACGGCTCAGGTCATCCTGCTCACCTGCCAGCCCGATCGTTTCAGCTCCATCGGCGGCGCCGAAACCGTCAGCCTGAGCTGA
- a CDS encoding class I adenylate-forming enzyme family protein: MTNSWFEDRPWITTLGDLAQEPYVLPESTPLADLAETVEARGDEEGINYYGFTLTWAEFDRWSTAFAAFLSGHGIKPGDRVGIYDQNTPAFVISTYGIWKAGGTVVPLNPMYRGELEHIFSDSEVKGLVVSQAAYLDRVKDYTADVPLVVLSDDRSFQTDGPEAIFAMFDKLPRFADLPPTEGRFAFADAVENNLDTDFTPLSPVPSDLGLIAYTSGTSGRSKGAAATHANVSSNSRYCLRNPILKPGDGYVSLAPLFHITGFICQFLAAVAGGARFILNYRFDPGSLIALCGREKPAYMAGPTTIYTAMMAHPDFSAEKFASFKSLMSGGAPLPEGLVNKFEERAEIYVGQGYGLSETCAQVATVPHGFQAPVDPDSGNLACGLPQADVMIRILDDDGRPVGPGEVGEVAISGPQVVSSYLNNPQATAEQIPNGELHTGDVGFMNEDGWLFIVDRKKDMINASGFKVWPREVEDVLYMHPAVQEAAVVGIPDDYRGEDVAAFVTLQPGAEATAEEIVSFCRERLASYKAPHQVTFIDQLPKTSSGKILRRTIRADAVEAAQAAKQAATPAD, from the coding sequence ATGACGAACAGTTGGTTTGAGGATCGCCCGTGGATCACTACCTTGGGTGATCTCGCTCAGGAGCCTTATGTGCTGCCGGAATCGACGCCCCTGGCCGACTTGGCCGAGACGGTCGAAGCCCGCGGCGACGAGGAGGGCATCAACTACTACGGATTCACCCTGACCTGGGCGGAGTTCGACCGGTGGTCGACGGCGTTCGCTGCCTTCCTCTCGGGCCACGGCATCAAGCCCGGCGACCGTGTCGGCATCTATGACCAGAACACCCCAGCATTTGTCATCTCCACCTACGGGATCTGGAAAGCCGGAGGCACCGTCGTTCCGCTCAACCCCATGTACCGTGGCGAGCTCGAGCACATCTTCTCCGACTCTGAGGTCAAGGGGCTCGTCGTCTCTCAGGCCGCATATCTCGACCGGGTCAAGGACTATACGGCGGACGTGCCACTGGTCGTTCTCAGCGATGACCGGAGCTTCCAGACGGATGGCCCCGAAGCGATCTTTGCGATGTTCGACAAGCTGCCGCGGTTCGCGGATCTGCCGCCGACCGAGGGACGTTTCGCATTCGCAGACGCGGTGGAGAACAACCTCGATACTGATTTCACCCCGCTCTCCCCCGTTCCTTCGGATCTCGGGCTCATCGCCTACACGTCCGGCACCTCGGGACGGTCGAAGGGAGCGGCGGCCACTCATGCGAACGTCTCGAGCAATTCGCGTTACTGCCTGCGCAATCCGATTCTGAAACCCGGCGACGGATACGTCTCTCTGGCTCCGCTGTTCCACATCACCGGTTTCATCTGCCAGTTCCTTGCAGCTGTCGCCGGCGGTGCCCGGTTCATCCTCAACTATCGTTTCGATCCCGGTTCGCTCATCGCCCTGTGCGGTCGGGAGAAGCCTGCGTACATGGCCGGCCCGACCACGATCTATACAGCGATGATGGCGCACCCGGATTTCAGTGCCGAGAAGTTCGCGTCCTTCAAGTCCCTCATGTCCGGTGGTGCCCCGCTGCCCGAGGGGCTGGTCAACAAGTTCGAAGAACGTGCAGAGATCTATGTCGGTCAGGGCTACGGCCTGTCGGAGACCTGCGCGCAGGTCGCCACCGTGCCGCACGGTTTCCAGGCCCCGGTCGACCCGGACAGCGGAAACCTCGCCTGCGGTCTGCCGCAGGCGGACGTGATGATCCGCATCCTCGATGACGACGGTCGGCCTGTGGGCCCCGGAGAGGTCGGGGAAGTTGCGATCTCCGGACCGCAGGTGGTCTCAAGCTATCTCAACAATCCTCAGGCCACGGCCGAGCAGATCCCGAACGGCGAGCTTCACACCGGCGATGTCGGGTTCATGAATGAGGACGGATGGCTGTTCATCGTCGACCGGAAGAAGGACATGATCAATGCGTCCGGCTTCAAGGTCTGGCCACGTGAGGTCGAGGACGTGCTCTACATGCATCCCGCCGTGCAGGAGGCAGCGGTCGTGGGTATCCCCGATGACTACCGCGGAGAGGATGTGGCGGCCTTCGTCACGCTGCAGCCCGGCGCCGAGGCGACCGCGGAGGAGATCGTGTCCTTCTGCCGGGAGCGGCTCGCCTCCTATAAGGCTCCGCACCAGGTGACGTTCATCGATCAGCTGCCGAAGACGAGTTCCGGCAAGATCCTGCGGCGGACGATTCGCGCCGATGCCGTCGAAGCCGCCCAAGCGGCTAAACAGGCGGCTACCCCCGCGGACTGA
- a CDS encoding nuclease-related domain-containing DEAD/DEAH box helicase, with protein MVMLIPEQPDFNDSTAEEVVWNALRRQLPDGVTIIHGQRLTGDDKDVEIDLLILWPGVGIAVIEVKGGRVDVVDGKWFTSGAQGKRSRLPEPPLEQAMIAKHTLVGYLRPRLSRVPGPISHLAVLPYTELPRSWDQADAPRRQLVDGTEIDSLASKIADQLRFDFDPERHDLTAGHEFVLKNLRRTNQAVENFALKASEISHRADALSREQAKLIRILRHQNRAEISGGAGSGKTYLALLKAKALTQEGKKVALMCYSRGLGRFLQLHTSQWPDEDRPAFVGLFHDLPISWGAPTGSDDDSDYWERRLPTMLKDLADERPRKSLFDAIVIDEGQDFSLLWWDAVQSCLRNQLAGTLYVFTDERQRIFDRQGESPITMSPIQLDENLRNSAQIVAGIADLALEPPIARNGPGEEIKWMDVDADSAVAAADGVVEALMDAGWVAGQIALLTTGSRHPVQKEIVETEGIAAYWDQFFAAEDVFYGHVLGFKGLERPAVVLCLNGFRDRQRAIDMLYVGMSRATTKLIVVGDLSIFDEIYDN; from the coding sequence ATGGTCATGTTGATTCCCGAACAGCCTGATTTCAACGATTCCACCGCCGAGGAGGTCGTGTGGAATGCGCTGCGCCGTCAGCTTCCCGACGGGGTGACGATCATCCACGGCCAACGGCTGACCGGCGACGACAAGGACGTCGAGATCGATCTCCTCATCCTGTGGCCGGGAGTCGGGATCGCCGTCATCGAGGTCAAGGGCGGACGCGTCGACGTCGTCGACGGCAAATGGTTCACTTCCGGTGCCCAAGGAAAGCGCAGCCGTCTGCCCGAACCACCTCTCGAGCAGGCGATGATCGCCAAACATACCCTCGTGGGCTATCTGCGCCCGCGGCTTTCCCGTGTTCCCGGGCCGATCAGCCATCTTGCAGTCCTCCCCTACACGGAGCTGCCGAGAAGCTGGGACCAGGCGGATGCGCCGAGAAGGCAACTCGTCGATGGCACCGAGATCGACTCCCTGGCATCGAAGATCGCTGATCAGCTGCGCTTTGACTTCGACCCCGAACGCCACGACCTCACCGCCGGCCACGAATTCGTCTTGAAGAACCTCCGCAGAACGAACCAAGCGGTCGAGAATTTCGCACTCAAAGCCTCCGAGATCTCCCACCGCGCCGATGCCCTCAGCCGTGAACAGGCGAAGCTCATCCGCATCCTCCGCCACCAGAATCGCGCCGAGATCAGCGGCGGTGCCGGGTCGGGCAAGACCTATCTCGCTCTGCTCAAGGCCAAGGCGCTGACCCAAGAGGGCAAAAAGGTCGCGCTCATGTGCTATTCCCGCGGACTCGGCCGCTTCCTCCAGCTCCACACCAGCCAATGGCCCGACGAAGACAGACCCGCGTTCGTCGGCCTCTTCCACGACCTGCCCATCAGCTGGGGTGCCCCCACGGGCAGCGACGACGACTCTGACTATTGGGAACGGCGGCTGCCCACGATGCTCAAGGACCTCGCCGATGAGCGCCCACGCAAGAGCCTCTTCGACGCGATCGTCATCGATGAAGGCCAGGACTTCAGCCTGCTGTGGTGGGATGCGGTGCAGTCGTGTCTGCGCAACCAGTTGGCAGGCACCCTCTACGTCTTCACCGACGAACGCCAGCGGATCTTCGACCGCCAGGGTGAATCACCCATCACGATGAGCCCCATCCAGCTCGACGAGAATCTGCGCAACTCCGCCCAGATCGTCGCCGGCATCGCCGACCTCGCGCTCGAGCCTCCCATCGCCCGCAACGGGCCCGGCGAGGAGATCAAATGGATGGACGTCGACGCCGACTCGGCAGTCGCCGCAGCGGATGGCGTGGTCGAAGCGCTCATGGACGCCGGTTGGGTCGCCGGTCAGATCGCACTGCTGACCACCGGCTCCAGGCACCCGGTGCAGAAGGAGATCGTCGAGACCGAGGGAATCGCGGCCTACTGGGACCAATTCTTCGCCGCCGAGGATGTCTTCTACGGCCACGTGCTCGGCTTCAAAGGACTCGAAAGGCCCGCTGTGGTCCTCTGTCTCAACGGATTCAGAGACCGACAGCGGGCCATCGATATGCTCTACGTCGGAATGTCGCGAGCGACGACGAAGCTCATTGTCGTCGGCGATCTGAGCATCTTCGACGAGATCTACGACAACTGA
- a CDS encoding acyl-CoA dehydrogenase family protein — MLETSERGREYQERLSAFMDEFVYPAEPVYAEQMAAAASPHTQPRILEDLKAEAKKQGLWNLFHPHPEWGPGLTNLEYAPLAEITGRSLEIAPEAINCNAPDTGNMEVFTVFGTDEHKEKYLKPLLAGEIASAFAMTEPAVASSDATNVEMSMERTEDGFVLNGRKWFASNGMHPNCRVLIVMGKTDPTAEVHRQQSMLVVPIDAAGVTVVRNLPVYGYADREGHAEIIFENVLVPFKGILKGEGEGFAISQARLGPGRIHHCMRAIGAAERALELMVRRADSRVTFGEKLSNRANIQDWIAESRIEIDQARLLTLHAADMMDKYGNKVAKNEIAEIKVVAPTMALKVIDRAVQIHGGGGVTEDFPLARMWAHMRTLRLADGPDEVHKRSIARNEIKKYRG, encoded by the coding sequence GTGTTGGAAACCAGCGAACGCGGACGCGAGTATCAGGAGCGACTCAGCGCGTTCATGGACGAATTCGTCTACCCGGCCGAACCGGTCTACGCCGAACAGATGGCTGCAGCGGCCAGTCCCCACACGCAGCCGCGGATCCTCGAAGACCTCAAGGCCGAAGCAAAGAAGCAGGGCCTGTGGAACCTCTTCCACCCGCACCCGGAATGGGGTCCCGGCCTGACGAACCTCGAATATGCTCCGCTGGCCGAGATCACCGGACGCAGCCTGGAGATCGCCCCCGAAGCGATCAACTGCAATGCTCCGGATACCGGCAATATGGAGGTCTTCACGGTCTTCGGCACCGATGAGCACAAGGAGAAGTACCTCAAACCGCTGCTTGCCGGAGAGATCGCTTCGGCCTTCGCGATGACCGAGCCGGCCGTGGCCAGCTCCGATGCGACGAACGTCGAGATGTCCATGGAACGCACCGAGGACGGTTTCGTGCTCAACGGTCGCAAGTGGTTTGCGTCGAACGGAATGCACCCGAACTGCCGCGTGCTCATCGTCATGGGCAAGACCGATCCCACCGCCGAGGTGCACCGGCAGCAGTCGATGCTCGTCGTGCCGATCGATGCCGCCGGCGTCACGGTTGTGCGCAACCTGCCCGTGTACGGTTACGCCGACCGGGAGGGTCACGCCGAGATCATCTTCGAGAACGTGCTCGTGCCGTTCAAGGGCATCCTCAAGGGTGAGGGCGAAGGCTTCGCCATCAGTCAGGCGCGGCTGGGTCCGGGCCGCATCCACCACTGCATGCGCGCCATCGGAGCCGCCGAGCGGGCATTGGAGCTCATGGTCAGACGCGCCGATTCTCGTGTGACTTTCGGTGAGAAGCTGTCTAACCGGGCGAACATCCAAGACTGGATCGCCGAGTCCCGGATCGAAATCGATCAGGCCCGGCTGCTCACCCTGCATGCCGCAGACATGATGGACAAGTACGGCAATAAGGTCGCGAAGAACGAGATCGCCGAGATCAAGGTCGTCGCGCCGACGATGGCGCTGAAGGTCATCGATCGGGCGGTTCAGATCCATGGCGGCGGCGGAGTCACCGAGGACTTCCCGCTGGCCCGGATGTGGGCCCATATGCGCACTCTGCGACTGGCCGACGGACCGGATGAAGTGCACAAACGCTCCATTGCTCGCAATGAGATCAAGAAATACCGCGGCTGA
- a CDS encoding SDR family oxidoreductase, whose amino-acid sequence MTSALAGRRAVVTGAAGGIGAALAAELIDRGAAVVLADLSPAVSDTAAGLGTSAFAWTGDVSSVEGIGALIDFADDRLGRIDLYFANAGIIGPAMLGEDDADWDSIIDVNLRAHIRAAQALVPRWQEAGSGYFVATASAAGLLTQIGSAAYSVTKHASVGFAEWLAMTYRDDGIRASVICPMGVNTNLLDDAGSGGGPAQKAVTSAGTVLEPAEVATIVLDAVEDEQFLILPHPEVLEMYRMKGSDYDRWLRGMSRYQARLNAE is encoded by the coding sequence ATGACCTCGGCCTTGGCAGGCAGGCGGGCAGTCGTCACCGGAGCCGCCGGAGGAATCGGCGCGGCACTGGCCGCTGAGCTCATCGACCGCGGGGCCGCCGTCGTCCTCGCCGACCTCTCCCCTGCCGTCAGCGACACTGCCGCCGGTCTCGGCACATCGGCATTCGCGTGGACCGGGGATGTGTCGTCGGTCGAGGGAATCGGTGCGCTCATCGACTTCGCCGACGACCGCCTCGGCAGGATCGATCTGTACTTCGCCAATGCTGGGATCATCGGGCCGGCGATGCTCGGTGAGGACGACGCGGACTGGGACTCGATCATCGACGTCAACTTGCGCGCTCATATCCGAGCCGCTCAGGCGCTCGTCCCCCGCTGGCAGGAAGCCGGTTCCGGATACTTCGTCGCCACCGCCTCGGCGGCGGGCCTGCTCACGCAGATCGGCTCGGCCGCCTACTCGGTGACCAAGCACGCTTCGGTCGGATTCGCCGAATGGCTGGCCATGACCTACCGCGACGACGGAATCCGCGCCTCGGTGATCTGTCCGATGGGAGTGAACACGAATCTGCTCGACGATGCCGGATCCGGCGGAGGTCCCGCGCAGAAAGCCGTGACCTCAGCCGGGACCGTCCTGGAACCCGCCGAGGTGGCCACCATCGTTCTCGACGCCGTCGAGGACGAGCAGTTCCTCATCCTGCCGCACCCCGAAGTCCTCGAGATGTATCGGATGAAAGGCAGCGACTACGACCGCTGGCTGCGCGGAATGTCCCGTTACCAAGCTCGACTCAACGCAGAGTGA